The Silene latifolia isolate original U9 population chromosome X, ASM4854445v1, whole genome shotgun sequence genome contains the following window.
gcatcccgaactccggttgaatTATCCGGCTGGTGGAGGGCTGCACAACCTGCATTGTGGACGGTATCTTAGGGTGGAGGGGCTCTTGATTCacgaacacctcttgttcttttgacatcttcttagctttttgggtgggtttttttttttttttttttttttttttttttggtttgggaatgtctagcttctagtatctatccccacagacggcgccaattgttccgggtatgaattcaagcgggtttgtttaccacgctagctttgtcgaataatgcctcttctagccttgactgctctcctcggcctctcctgcgacaatgagcaaactgagggcttggctttgtgccaagcgtactcactccgacgctcaagtcagtgaacttattgtgattCAGTGGTATGttgcttgatgacgtgtattgtagagagatgagagagataataccaatttaaggggttcttaggttagattcccgatcccttcctcaatgaggattgaggagtatttatagactttcaccttttgtcacgtggtggccaagtgggccaagtggcacaAACGGTGAAAAGACGATCTACCCtcgccgagggacctatggcagcggcgagcctggttgactccatgccgagggttcttggatatgagtacgcgggtaggtGCCTGGCCGGTAGGTTGCCATCCGAGACCCCGGTGGCGGGCAGCCGAAAAGGTCGCATCTACcgggatgtctaagtcattggcttgctgtggatatctttgacctcgttcaatatgttgacttggtcagcgggcacagaatatgccccatcacatttaattacgggaatgaattacatataatggGAAGATATTACagaaattaattataaattaaataacttaaataatttttaaaactagatagtacgatgtTGTTGAGCGCTTTGTGAGAGATCTATGTGCCGAATATGGTGAAACTCTTACTGATGCTAATCCGTCTGTAACTCGGAATGAACATTCACCCGGTAGTTGTGGTTTTAACGCATCCTATTTACGTGGAgaatgttcatttccagttaGATCATTGATCTACATTAAACATGTAGATCAGAActattagataattacaatagaaatgtaaaaataaaaaattcataaaaaaacATTCATACGGTCCTAAATacaaacccgtgcaattttgcacgggtttaaaactagttttttTATCTTTTAACGAAATATCATTTTCATTAATAATAAGTCACACAAGTTTTTATCATCGATATCAAAAATTGACAAAATTCCACCAAGAAATCAAGATTACAAAACTAACCGTCCTACGAATTATGTTGATGATCTTATCTAAGAGCATCCGCAATAATGGggctccccatattttctctttccttctcttattcgtccacctcattttccactaactttttcatTTAACCTCCCCATTTCATAACTACATTTATGCAATAATGAAGCtccccaattcacacacaaacatttgggaacctccccaaaagtaacacaaattgtGTTGCTTTTTTTTTTGGGAGCTTCCCTAAAAACAGTGGAGCCTCAAATAATGGGGAGGTTGGTGCAACAATGAAGATGCCCATATGAGGAGAGAGGGTGCATATGGGGAGCTATTttcccacctttgcggatgctctaaggcCATCATTAGAGCTTGTAGGTCTGGCCCGACCCGAACTGAGCAAACCCGACCCATCCCGTCCCGACGACCTATAACACGACACGATTTGATAACCAGTGATCCGAATttgaacccgacccgacccgatattgacctgATTAAATTGTTTACCTgataattattaagcttaatatatATTGATCAAATTGAAAGCGATTTAATGTTAGTTTGATAGTTTTGATttaataatgaagtaattaaaccaaataatggtcaaaaaaataattttaatggtaaaaaattgaAGTAATGCAATAAAATCGCTAGACTCGATAGTGACCCGACCCAACCCaatacatcatttgacccgatAAAGACTCGACTCGACCCGAAAGGATATGTTGACAATTGACCTGATATGACTGTAACCCAATATGACCCAACCTGACTTGACCCGATCTAAACCCGACCCGACTTAGCCGATTGCCAACTCACCTGACACAAGTAATTGGGCTATCGAATTGATGAAGGGGGTAGATTTGTAGCCCATTGTGGACAACACTAGGGTTTCTTTCATCTAAGACAGAGGAAGAGGCCGCAGTTCTGATCTTACCAAACCACAATCCCAAatatttaccaaaaaaaaaaaaaaaaaaaaaaaaatccgaccTTTATCCAAATCCAACTCTTATACTATTGCAATTAATAATAATCTTTCCttataaattaaacataatcgtAAACGTAAACATGCATAATCATAATCAAATCATGGCGGAAGACGAGCTACCATCGATTGATGAAACACCATGGTTATTAGCCGGTTTACTTGAAAACAAAGATGATGCAAAACTTGATCAGAAACAAACTTTTTTCACAATTAATGACAACAATTCAACCGTCAAGAAAATTGTTGAGTTACAGGGCAAGTCGATTATTGCGTCTGTTATGGGCTGGTTTATTTTACGTGACCTTGAAAATTCGACAATTTATACTCTTTGGAACCCGATTACTCGTAATTCGATACTGCTTCCTGAATTACTTGACTCACCTGCGGAAACAGAACATGTTACGTGTATATTCACTTCGCCACCGAATTATTATGAAGATGGCTTTGATACCGCTAAATGTGTTCTTTTACTTTTCTGTAAAGGACTCGTCTTTTTTTGTAGGCCTATGAATGAGGATTGTAAGTGGGTTAAACAACGTCTCGAGCATGACAGCGACATTGTGAGAATTTCACAGGGTGTTACTCTTAATGACGGGGTTATATACGCGTACGCTAATTTGTTTAATGATAATGAGGAAGACGGAAGTTTCCATACCGTATTTGCTCGTTTAAAAGTCGGGTTGAATTCTGTTGGTTTCGAAGTATTGAGTTTGAAATGTCCTTTGTCGAAGATCGTATATAAAATGTTTACAAGAGAAATTAGTTATTTGGTTGAAGTTTGTGGAGATTTGTATGCTGTAAACGTAATACCTCGTCAGTTAGACTTAGAGAACGTTAAGGGTTATGACATTGTTAGGGCTTTTGTTTGGAAATTGGATTTGTCGAAAATGGAGTGGATTCAGGTCGAGTCATTAGGAGATCGTGCATTTTTGGTAGGTCATAGTTGTTCTACTTGGTGTTGGGCTGACACCTGTCGTGGTCGAATTGAAGGGGATTGTATTTATGAGGTTAGTACCGGTAGTGATACTATACATCAATACCGGTTACAAGATAATAGTTACACTTTCTTGCCGTCTCATGCCAATTTTCGGAATTCCTCTTATGGTCCTATTTGGTTCATGCCCCATGATCGTACAAGGTTTGCTACACTTGCTTACTCCGtatcattgttattattgttgttattgttattactattattatcgttgttgttgattgttgaatTGTTACAAATTAATGATGAATTGACGAACAAATGCAAAAAATTGAAGGAAAAACTGATTATACCACTTAGTCCTATAGTTAAGATTGATAGCAACTCTAAAGTCGATCAAAGAACTTATCTTTACGAgttattttatactccctcctattctagataagTGTCCCATTATAGGGATGACACGAGAATTAAGGAAAAGAGTTAAATAATGTAAAGTAGTGTGCTGGGGTGAGTTAATTGGAGAGAAGGAAgctattgtggggtattattgtgagtgaagtgattaaaataagtattgttttgggttgaggtggggtattgtcgtggggttgaagcgattaaaataagtataacaGTTTACCAAAGATAGGCAATGAgacattattgtgaatagacaaaaatggacaatgggacagaataggagggagtaccaCTTAGTTGGCTGGTGTGTGGTCACGACTCTCATTTCTTAAACAAGTGATCAGGGGTtcgttcgattcctgactcttgtgaatgaaaaagccaaacttgggagcCGGTCAACCTATTAAATTGTTTTCAGTTCCCCGAAGGAGATTGTCTGAgttgtcggtaggggatactcttggtcaacaccaaaaaaaacttAGTCCTATAGTTTAAGATTAAGATTGATAGCAACTCTAAAGTCGATCAAAGAACTTATCTTTACGAGTTATTTTATGTTGATTACATAATTTTGTTGGTGCAAAGAGAGACATATAGGCAGTTTAATTTACAGGATAAGAAATTAGCCTGAATTATATTTCGAGTTAAACTAGTTGACATATGCAATTGACAGGTTAACATCGTTGGAGAAGACTATCGTGGAAAAGATTCAGGATATTCATCTTGTCGAGAAGACTAAGTATGTTGAAGAGTTGGAAGTGATGAACAGAGAGATCCCAACATCATTGCTCTTGGAACTTCCTTTAGATGTAGTGACATCAATAGCGGATCGTATGCATTGGttcgattgcatgaattttcgTGCCACTTGTAAGAAAATGCACTCTGAAATCTCTAAACCAAAATGGAAAGCCAATAGTTCATTACCTTTATTCATGTTTCTGAAGAATAGTGAAGGCATTTGTGAATTATGGGATCCAATCTATCAAAATAATGGCACCATTACCAAAAAATTACCTTATTTACCCTCAATCGTATCCACAGTCGAGTTTTGCAAAGATGATTGGTTGTTGTTGCGTTCCCACGAGGGATGCTATTTGCAATATCTAAACTTGTTTACAGGGGAAAAAGGTGAATACCCAACTGAATCCCTGGCTCCCGGCCTTTCAAGTTTTGTATTATCGACATCTCCTATTTCTCCCGATTGTGTAACAGCTGGAATTGGCAGTATGGGTTATGTTGATGTTAGCGTTCTTCAAGCTGGACATGTCGAATGGGAAACGTTCCAAATTGACATGCAAGGGGCAGTTGGTTTCCAAGCTAACAATAATTCTAGCCCCAAGTATCACAATGGAGCATTTTATTTCCTAGACGAGAGTGGAAATCTTGCAGTTCTTAAATTGATTGATGAAGGATTCGGTTGGTCGATTTTCAAGGGTCCACTACAAGAAAACGACAGTCGAAGTCGAAATCTAAGTGAGTGCTACATAGCCGAGCTTGATGGACAACTCATATACGTTTTTATTCAAGACCTTGGATCTAAGGTTCAAGTGTACAAGTTTGATATGAACAAGAAGCTTTGGGTTGAGGTTAAATGCCTAGGGGATTTCATGTTATTTGTGAGTTCAGCATCATCATTTTCGGTAGCAGCAAAAGAGAGTAGCATGAGGAACCGGATTTATCTGCCGAAACGTATTGGTAATGAAATGGTCTTCTATTCACTCGACACTGGCAAGTATCATACTTCAAGCAGCAAAGATACTTATGAGAAATTCCATGGCATGATCTCACAACCATTTTCTTGTTGGGTATAATTTTCTATTACTACTTAAGTTATTTTGCAAACCATGGTCCTTCTGGAGGCTTTTGTTTAGAAACAGTCTTATTGTCTTTTAATCCGAATTTGCTCATTTGGTGCCAGCATTCTGTTGTTTCTGAATTTTCTTTTTCATTCTCGGTTTTGTAAGACATTGCATCAAATATTGTATTATCGTGTTAAAAACTATCGTCTGAGGCGATCTTTCACCAAGTAGTGTCAACAATCAGTATCAGTTGATTACTGTCGAATGGCAATTCTGATTTTTTACAGGAGGAAACAGTCAAATACTCAAATCACTAACAATTTAGTCTGTCATCAACTTGCTAAATTCGTACAATCTATTATCTTCATAGTAAATCATAGCAGCATTTTTATATCAGAGAGGTCATTCATTGGTATTTGTAAGCTACCCATTCCTAGAATCCTAGGTGAAGCGGCACCATGATTGATTCTTACAGACGAGTCGGAACTTGAAAATCAAATTACATTCTGTTTGATTAATAATAAATCCTACACTAGTTAAGACAATTGTTGAATTACATGGTAAGTTTTCTAGCTTCCAACCATGGTTGGTTATTCCTACGCTAAAGATGAGGCAGGTCTTGACCCTAAATGTGCCGGTCATTTTCAGGTTCATGTTATTTTCGGGCGGGTTTTGGTCGATTTTTCGGATCGGGTAAGCTTTTGACAGTTCTACCGCTCTAACCCTTTCTTCCCCTATATTCCTGCATCCTACTATTTGTGGTGGACTGTTGGTACTTGGTAGTGCATAAATGTCCCAATTCTTCTGAGTCATGTGTCCAGAGACTCAATCTTTGGACGTTTTAGGTATACATGATAGTCCAAGCCCACAACTAATAATGGGCTCTTTGCACTTTTCATACGAAacattcagttttttttttttttttttttttttttttttttttaaggtaagaaaactaggttggtCATCCTGCAgagaccaacctatctcatcctttcgaatgaggaggtaagttgaagcccaccggctatcaaaccacctcgaaagagttggacatgaatgtccaatagaagccatgaagtcaacaaccttgttggcttcatttaaagaatgtttaattatcacttcatcgaaaaaatgaaggtctaatttcacatccttaataatactagaaatttcccaaggaatttgccaGGTACCTCTAATCGAGTTAatcacacataaattatcaccctccacaattaactttgagattcctaaatatttagctgctaaaatgccttcttttaaagcgagagcttccgcaacaagaatactattggaaccgcacttttttgctcctaacaaaacgactttaccattgtgatctcttattgAATATCCTAAGACAGCTTTACTACCTTCTATTcgcgatccgtcaaaatttagctttaggaaatcgtttctaggtttttcccaccaaatttcttccttccTAGGattgtttctagctgactcttctatctcgggattgttgagatccttaaatctcgtcacattccaggtcttaatgctattattacataaagtaataagtttgctgatatttaagttaacattattaaagataatgtcatttctatgaaaccatgcattccaccaaataaagatAATCTTAGTGAAATCATCTCTTGAAATTAAATCTTTCAGAaaattaagtttcgttagaaaactttgacttgtaatattATCATATTTTGACACAAACTCattgaaactaataatgttcaggtcttgAATGACAGAtccaatcaagggacattcgtaaaaaAAATGATCTTTACTTTCAATATgattgttgcacagaacacaatgagatgagacatcaatatgactcttaagaagtctacttttcgttggGAGACCGTCAACACAGgttttccaaagaaaaaatttcaattttggaggaatattcaatttccaaatccactgaaattcacatttgtcaagagcttgatcgaacaaaccttgcgctaaccaagttgctgtCTTGGTAGAGAAAGTTCCGTCTGCAGACAACCCCCAAAtgagggtatctggaatatcattatgCGGTAGaggaatgttagtaatctgattaactatatcgttattcactaaacTGGATACGAAACATTCAGTTTGGTCTGACGGATTATAAACTATATTTTTTAGGGGTGTTCAGAATAAACCGAGCTGCAATAACAGAACCGTTACTTTATTATGAAAACGGTTTGGTTAGGCTTCGTAATTTTAGAAAACCGGTTAACCGAACCGAACCGTTTCACAAAAAAGtaagcaaa
Protein-coding sequences here:
- the LOC141622634 gene encoding uncharacterized protein LOC141622634 — encoded protein: MHNHNQIMAEDELPSIDETPWLLAGLLENKDDAKLDQKQTFFTINDNNSTVKKIVELQGKSIIASVMGWFILRDLENSTIYTLWNPITRNSILLPELLDSPAETEHVTCIFTSPPNYYEDGFDTAKCVLLLFCKGLVFFCRPMNEDCKWVKQRLEHDSDIVRISQGVTLNDGVIYAYANLFNDNEEDGSFHTVFARLKVGLNSVGFEVLSLKCPLSKIVYKMFTREISYLVEVCGDLYAVNVIPRQLDLENVKGYDIVRAFVWKLDLSKMEWIQVESLGDRAFLVGHSCSTWCWADTCRGRIEGDCIYEVSTGSDTIHQYRLQDNSYTFLPSHANFRNSSYGPIWFMPHDRTRLTSLEKTIVEKIQDIHLVEKTKYVEELEVMNREIPTSLLLELPLDVVTSIADRMHWFDCMNFRATCKKMHSEISKPKWKANSSLPLFMFLKNSEGICELWDPIYQNNGTITKKLPYLPSIVSTVEFCKDDWLLLRSHEGCYLQYLNLFTGEKGEYPTESLAPGLSSFVLSTSPISPDCVTAGIGSMGYVDVSVLQAGHVEWETFQIDMQGAVGFQANNNSSPKYHNGAFYFLDESGNLAVLKLIDEGFGWSIFKGPLQENDSRSRNLSECYIAELDGQLIYVFIQDLGSKVQVYKFDMNKKLWVEVKCLGDFMLFVSSASSFSVAAKESSMRNRIYLPKRIGNEMVFYSLDTGKYHTSSSKDTYEKFHGMISQPFSCWV